In Symmachiella dynata, the following are encoded in one genomic region:
- a CDS encoding HTTM domain-containing protein, protein MIERETIKRGGRRVAAAMTEFFTAPASAKPLAVFRIGLATVLLAQAFSLAANVTDLFGREGLIQWDVTYDGTDRSAMAWAYPHLSWFDGLFAALGLSESTGVYVMFSLYVTSLVFLLVGFKTRAACIATFALQLILSNSSPATVYGVDSFARVSLFYALWMPLGAVYSIDAILQRGGAVNSSAARIGLRFLQLHMALMYLASGIGKGMGAQWWNGEAIWRAVTMPELAQYDMLWLANYPWLPIFLGWATVILEVVYIAAVCSRRTRLPIVLAVISMHVGIALFLGLVSFASLMIVLNVSAFLIPSEPTGLKQTAASFDPQSMVAVAA, encoded by the coding sequence ATGATTGAGCGTGAAACCATAAAACGTGGCGGCCGGCGGGTCGCAGCTGCGATGACTGAATTCTTCACGGCACCCGCCTCGGCAAAACCGTTGGCCGTGTTTCGCATCGGATTGGCAACGGTGTTGTTGGCGCAGGCCTTTTCCTTGGCGGCAAATGTCACCGATCTGTTTGGGCGCGAGGGGTTGATTCAATGGGACGTCACCTACGACGGGACAGACCGCTCTGCGATGGCCTGGGCCTATCCGCATCTGAGTTGGTTTGACGGGCTGTTTGCCGCACTGGGCTTGAGCGAGTCGACCGGGGTGTATGTGATGTTTTCGCTGTATGTCACGTCCTTGGTGTTTTTGCTGGTGGGTTTCAAAACCCGCGCCGCGTGCATTGCGACGTTTGCATTGCAATTGATTCTGTCGAATAGCAGTCCGGCAACCGTTTATGGCGTCGATTCGTTTGCCCGCGTGTCGTTGTTTTATGCCCTGTGGATGCCGTTGGGAGCGGTCTATTCGATCGATGCGATCCTGCAGCGCGGCGGAGCGGTGAACTCGTCAGCGGCGCGGATTGGCCTGCGGTTCCTGCAGTTGCATATGGCACTGATGTATCTGGCGTCGGGGATTGGAAAAGGGATGGGCGCGCAATGGTGGAACGGCGAAGCAATCTGGCGAGCGGTGACGATGCCGGAACTCGCGCAATACGACATGTTGTGGTTGGCCAATTATCCGTGGTTGCCAATTTTCTTGGGTTGGGCGACGGTGATTTTAGAGGTGGTCTACATTGCTGCTGTCTGTAGTCGTCGCACGCGGCTACCGATCGTTTTGGCGGTGATTAGCATGCACGTGGGCATCGCACTGTTTTTGGGGCTGGTGTCGTTCGCGTCGCTGATGATCGTGCTCAACGTTTCGGCCTTTCTCATTCCCTCGGAACCGACCGGTTTGAAGCAAACCGCTGCCTCGTTTGACCCGCAATCAATGGTCGCCGTAGCGGCTTAA
- a CDS encoding rod-binding protein, giving the protein MISPISSGISNNIAASTQLQQTQQAVPDEKALEEKQAFQKFAAGTFYQTMIKSLRSTERETKYFNGGRAEKIFQGEFDQRIASSMAEEHGSPFAGPLFDQYSAIRNRESMLAAAAQTTSTSGANL; this is encoded by the coding sequence ATGATTTCGCCTATTTCTTCCGGCATCTCCAACAACATTGCCGCCTCGACGCAACTGCAGCAAACACAGCAGGCGGTGCCGGACGAGAAAGCATTGGAAGAGAAGCAGGCGTTTCAAAAATTCGCTGCGGGGACCTTTTATCAAACGATGATCAAATCGCTCAGAAGCACCGAACGCGAAACCAAATACTTCAACGGCGGGCGAGCGGAGAAGATTTTTCAAGGCGAGTTCGACCAGCGGATTGCTTCGTCGATGGCCGAGGAACATGGCAGTCCCTTTGCCGGACCGTTGTTCGATCAATACTCCGCTATCCGGAACCGCGAGTCGATGTTAGCGGCGGCTGCTCAAACCACCAGCACTAGCGGAGCCAACCTATGA
- a CDS encoding DUF1559 domain-containing protein — MLPKRVSPNRRNGFTLIELLVVIAIIAILISLLLPAVQQAREAARRTQCRNNLKQIGLALHNYLDVNRAFPPAFSLGNGPGGQWSLHARILPYIDGVNLYQTADLEQSYTAGTAPANVRVATYLCPSDINDKPRGSDYYPTSYGYNGGTYTVFTHSSDTVVVGSDTYILGGQLSDGSFGPNSNTKIRDFTDGTSNTLCFAEVKAFTPYIRDGLDGPAAAPTDLSVLTAGDFKADTGHTEWVDGRVHQTGFTTVFTPNAITPITDGTDSAESGDFTSCREGKTPCVGEPVRAAVTARSYHTGMVLTLLMDGSARSVSENISLFTWRDLSTRAGGEILGEF, encoded by the coding sequence ATGCTTCCAAAACGTGTTTCGCCAAATCGTCGCAACGGGTTTACTCTCATTGAGTTACTGGTTGTGATCGCCATCATCGCCATACTGATTTCGCTGTTGCTCCCCGCAGTGCAGCAGGCACGCGAAGCCGCGCGGCGGACACAATGTCGCAATAATCTCAAGCAAATCGGCTTGGCTTTGCACAACTATCTCGACGTCAACCGGGCGTTTCCGCCGGCATTCTCCCTCGGCAACGGTCCGGGGGGGCAGTGGTCGTTGCATGCCCGCATTCTGCCGTACATCGACGGCGTGAATCTCTACCAGACTGCCGATTTGGAGCAGTCCTATACTGCGGGGACTGCTCCTGCCAACGTACGGGTCGCTACGTATCTGTGTCCCAGTGATATCAACGACAAGCCTCGCGGCAGCGATTATTATCCCACGTCGTACGGGTACAACGGCGGGACCTATACCGTTTTTACGCACAGCAGCGACACAGTGGTGGTCGGCTCGGATACGTATATTCTGGGGGGGCAGCTGAGTGATGGTTCGTTTGGGCCGAATAGCAACACCAAGATCAGAGATTTCACGGACGGCACGAGCAACACGCTCTGTTTTGCGGAAGTGAAGGCGTTTACGCCTTATATTCGTGATGGTTTGGATGGGCCGGCAGCCGCTCCGACGGACTTGTCAGTTCTCACTGCAGGTGATTTCAAGGCCGACACCGGGCATACGGAGTGGGTCGATGGCCGCGTGCATCAGACCGGGTTCACCACGGTCTTCACGCCCAATGCGATCACGCCGATCACCGACGGGACCGATTCAGCTGAGAGTGGCGACTTCACATCGTGTCGCGAAGGGAAGACCCCCTGCGTGGGTGAGCCCGTCCGTGCAGCGGTCACCGCTCGTAGTTATCACACCGGGATGGTCTTGACCTTGTTGATGGATGGCTCGGCGCGCTCGGTCAGCGAAAACATCAGCCTGTTCACATGGCGCGACTTATCGACCCGTGCCGGTGGCGAAATCCTCGGTGAGTTTTAA
- a CDS encoding flagellar export chaperone FlgN, producing the protein MNNRLLEATTLFMTQLEVVQGELSALMAEKRTAMTQIQGHDLARISADESVLITRLQKLLRERNRILEFAQERNLPSQSLLHLVKAIGLETRDELIARIEQAQHTAAQLRHESWVHWIISHRSFNHYTELIDLIAHCGQPSPTYHEGDDQSHTGGALLDASI; encoded by the coding sequence ATGAACAACCGATTACTCGAAGCGACCACGCTGTTTATGACACAGTTGGAAGTCGTCCAGGGCGAGCTGTCTGCCTTGATGGCCGAAAAACGGACGGCCATGACGCAGATCCAGGGCCACGATCTCGCCCGTATCTCGGCCGATGAAAGTGTGTTGATTACCCGGTTGCAAAAACTGCTGCGCGAACGGAATCGGATTTTAGAGTTCGCGCAAGAGCGAAATTTACCATCGCAGTCGTTGCTGCACTTGGTCAAAGCCATCGGGCTGGAGACGCGCGACGAGTTGATCGCACGGATCGAACAGGCGCAACACACAGCAGCGCAGTTACGGCACGAAAGTTGGGTGCATTGGATCATTTCGCATCGCTCATTCAATCATTACACAGAACTGATCGACTTGATCGCTCATTGCGGACAACCTTCACCCACGTACCACGAAGGGGATGATCAGTCCCACACAGGCGGCGCATTACTCGATGCTTCGATATAA
- a CDS encoding flagellar basal body P-ring protein FlgI, which yields MNTLLRFAGLLSLTALIVSAPLSSVSGAVRVRDICTILGQEETQLTGLGMVTGLEGTGDSKFGPTYKALRTMLGSLNDRDPRKNAIDIKGLLGSKNVALVIVSATVPARGVKRGQKIDCMVTAVGSAKSLRGGQLVMTPLSDVRNEYTMAVAAGAVRIHGEESKTKGSISFGVEIKQNFTADVIYDIGDGGQRRPGFYLLLDPSRAGFQLASVVADSVNEDTKQEAASFGRRDIADFELQQRLARVRDAGTIAVAIPPSYRDDPEAFIAIVLDVRIESATTEARVIVNKSTNTVVISGEVELSPVIVTHKGLKIEVTEDDVARIDAFVALVDDQPGQNGVAIASQDKKLAQLLGAMEQLKLPAADIIDVILSLEKSGRLHARVIVVE from the coding sequence ATGAACACGCTCTTACGATTTGCCGGACTGCTCAGCCTGACGGCGTTGATCGTCTCGGCCCCGTTGTCGAGCGTCAGCGGAGCCGTACGTGTGCGTGACATTTGCACGATTTTGGGTCAAGAGGAGACACAACTGACCGGGCTGGGGATGGTCACCGGTTTGGAAGGCACGGGAGACAGCAAGTTCGGTCCCACGTACAAAGCCCTCCGCACGATGCTGGGCAGCCTCAATGATCGGGATCCGCGGAAAAATGCAATCGACATCAAAGGCTTGCTGGGTAGCAAAAACGTGGCCTTGGTGATTGTCTCAGCGACTGTTCCCGCGCGGGGCGTCAAACGGGGACAAAAAATCGATTGCATGGTGACGGCGGTCGGATCCGCTAAAAGCTTGCGGGGAGGCCAACTGGTGATGACCCCGTTGAGCGATGTCCGCAACGAATACACCATGGCGGTCGCCGCAGGGGCCGTTCGCATCCATGGCGAAGAATCCAAAACCAAAGGCAGCATCTCGTTTGGCGTGGAAATCAAACAGAACTTTACAGCGGACGTCATTTATGACATCGGCGACGGTGGACAGCGGCGACCGGGGTTTTACCTGCTGTTAGATCCTTCACGGGCCGGTTTTCAGTTAGCCAGCGTGGTGGCCGATTCGGTGAATGAAGATACCAAACAAGAAGCGGCAAGTTTCGGCCGTCGGGATATTGCTGATTTCGAATTGCAACAACGTTTGGCGCGTGTCCGTGACGCAGGCACGATCGCCGTTGCGATTCCACCCTCGTATCGCGACGACCCGGAAGCCTTTATCGCCATCGTGTTGGATGTGCGGATCGAGTCAGCGACGACCGAAGCCCGCGTGATCGTCAACAAATCGACCAACACGGTGGTCATCTCCGGCGAGGTGGAATTGAGCCCCGTGATTGTGACCCACAAAGGACTGAAAATCGAAGTCACCGAGGACGACGTGGCCCGCATCGATGCCTTTGTGGCGCTGGTCGATGATCAACCGGGGCAAAACGGCGTCGCCATCGCTTCGCAAGACAAAAAACTAGCACAACTGCTCGGGGCCATGGAACAACTCAAACTCCCCGCAGCGGACATCATCGACGTCATACTCAGCTTGGAAAAATCGGGCCGTCTGCACGCTCGAGTGATTGTTGTCGAATAA
- a CDS encoding arylsulfatase, whose amino-acid sequence MLRILFFVGCLTVGFASTLSAAEAPPNIVLIMADDLGYGELGCYGQKIIRTPNIDRLAAEGMRFTQCYSGSPVCAPSRCVLMTGKHTGHSFIRNNRATKPEGQWPMDAAELTVAELLKAQGYATAAIGKWGLGMVDTPGDPNRQGFDLFFGFNCQTHAHNHYPVYLRRNDQRVELEGNTRSLTGKQYSQDLFIDEGLQFIRAHREQPFFLYLPFAVPHLSIQVPEESLAEYTDEIREEDYIHKGYLKHPAPRAGYAAMVTHMDRGMGQIMELLKELKLDDNTLVIFTSDNGPTYNRLGGSDSDFFHSAGQFRGLKGSVYEGGIRVPLVARWPGHIAAGTVSDHLCALWDMLPTLMDVVGAGEKTPTDIDGISLAPTLLAGGDQPVHDHLYWEFAAYRGQQAVRWGRWKGVRQNMFQGNLAIELYDLQNDPGESNDVAAEHPEVVKKIEQLMQSQRTVSAAFPFPQLDGDTAP is encoded by the coding sequence ATGTTGCGAATCTTGTTTTTCGTGGGATGTTTGACCGTTGGTTTCGCAAGCACACTGTCGGCTGCGGAGGCGCCGCCGAATATTGTATTGATCATGGCTGACGATCTCGGCTATGGCGAACTGGGGTGTTACGGCCAAAAAATCATCCGCACGCCGAACATCGACCGGTTGGCGGCCGAAGGAATGCGATTCACGCAGTGTTACTCCGGCAGCCCGGTCTGCGCGCCGTCACGGTGTGTGTTGATGACGGGCAAGCACACGGGGCACTCGTTTATTCGCAACAACAGGGCGACCAAGCCGGAAGGGCAATGGCCGATGGACGCCGCCGAATTGACGGTGGCTGAGTTGCTCAAAGCGCAAGGCTACGCCACGGCGGCGATTGGCAAATGGGGGCTGGGTATGGTCGATACGCCCGGCGATCCCAACCGGCAAGGCTTTGATTTGTTCTTTGGTTTCAATTGCCAAACCCATGCACACAATCATTATCCGGTGTATCTGCGGCGCAACGATCAGCGGGTGGAACTGGAAGGCAACACCCGTAGCCTGACCGGCAAGCAGTATTCGCAGGATCTGTTTATTGACGAAGGGCTGCAATTCATTCGCGCGCATCGCGAACAGCCGTTTTTCTTATACCTGCCATTCGCTGTTCCACATTTGTCGATTCAAGTCCCCGAAGAATCTCTGGCGGAATATACCGACGAGATTCGCGAAGAGGACTACATCCACAAGGGGTATCTTAAGCACCCCGCGCCGCGAGCGGGGTATGCCGCGATGGTGACACACATGGATCGGGGCATGGGGCAAATCATGGAATTGCTCAAAGAGTTGAAGCTCGACGACAACACGCTGGTAATTTTCACGTCGGACAATGGGCCGACTTACAATCGGCTCGGTGGTTCAGATTCCGACTTCTTCCATTCCGCCGGACAGTTCCGCGGATTGAAGGGCAGTGTCTATGAAGGGGGAATCCGCGTACCGCTCGTCGCCCGCTGGCCGGGACATATTGCTGCGGGAACCGTGAGCGATCATCTCTGCGCGCTGTGGGATATGTTGCCGACATTGATGGACGTTGTCGGAGCCGGCGAAAAAACGCCGACTGATATCGACGGCATCAGTTTGGCGCCCACTTTGTTGGCTGGTGGTGATCAACCCGTGCATGACCATCTGTATTGGGAATTCGCCGCCTACCGTGGACAACAGGCAGTTCGCTGGGGCCGGTGGAAGGGGGTGCGGCAGAATATGTTTCAGGGAAATCTGGCGATCGAACTCTATGATCTTCAAAACGATCCCGGTGAATCGAATGACGTGGCCGCTGAGCATCCGGAGGTGGTGAAAAAAATCGAGCAGCTCATGCAGTCACAGCGGACTGTCTCGGCAGCGTTTCCCTTCCCACAACTCGACGGGGATACGGCCCCGTAA
- a CDS encoding flagellin, producing MVASRLNSNIQEQTRMLAQLQEQISSGVQFQFASESPAAAIRTITLQKTLELQAQNQTNVQTSSSLLAASDQGLATVSDALNQAKALIVAGIGDSSTQAERDAMALEASSLKTQVLNAANTQFRGRFLFGGTQTESPPFTSQDTFVRYNGDQFNINSYADNNLLITNNLDGHSALGALTEPVGTDIDPVLTLDTRISNLQGGQGANLGDLTITLDNTPETVTVDLSSAKTIKDVQAILENAFAGQPTTLTVAINAAQDGLELTPSAGNIEVTEVGGGTTAAHLGIVSGPAASVTGGDLDPAITLGTNLADLNGGTGIGATAGNGLSITNGYKTQVVDISAAVTVEDLLNTLELADLDLDVGINESGTGLAISSRLSGAGFSIGENGGQNATNLGIRTTLSSTLLADFNFGQGVPVDDGIPLEIQRRDGTTSSIDLAGARTVQDVLDAINAEPNLTATLNTVGNGISIDDTSVGGDPLTIENTPLAEALGVVGTEATGPGTPLVGSDTNQREVQGSLTILSKLETALLNGDDKELQRLNEMLDEELRRVNLARGDVGSRLKVLDEVGNRLADQEVQIRETLSQEYEVDIAEVITNIAQLQTYMQASYQISASTLQLNLFSYI from the coding sequence ATGGTTGCCTCCCGGCTCAACTCCAATATTCAAGAACAAACGCGCATGCTGGCGCAACTGCAAGAGCAGATCTCCAGCGGAGTGCAGTTTCAATTTGCCAGCGAAAGTCCCGCTGCAGCCATACGGACAATCACGCTGCAAAAGACCTTGGAGTTGCAGGCGCAAAACCAAACCAACGTGCAGACCTCTTCGTCGTTGTTGGCAGCCAGTGATCAGGGATTGGCCACTGTGTCCGACGCGCTCAATCAGGCCAAAGCGTTAATCGTGGCTGGCATCGGTGATTCCAGTACGCAGGCCGAACGGGATGCCATGGCGTTGGAAGCGTCCAGCTTGAAAACACAAGTGCTCAACGCAGCCAACACACAATTCCGCGGGCGGTTCCTGTTTGGAGGGACCCAAACGGAATCGCCGCCGTTTACTTCGCAAGACACCTTCGTGCGTTACAACGGCGACCAGTTCAATATCAATTCCTATGCCGACAACAACTTGTTGATCACCAATAACCTGGATGGGCATTCCGCACTGGGAGCTCTGACCGAACCAGTCGGCACGGATATCGATCCGGTGCTCACGCTCGATACGCGGATCAGCAACCTGCAGGGCGGGCAGGGCGCCAACTTGGGGGATCTGACGATCACCCTCGACAACACCCCCGAGACGGTCACTGTCGATTTGAGCTCGGCTAAGACCATTAAAGATGTACAGGCGATTCTCGAAAATGCTTTCGCCGGACAACCCACAACGCTGACAGTCGCAATCAATGCCGCGCAAGATGGATTGGAATTGACGCCTTCGGCGGGCAACATTGAAGTGACTGAAGTGGGCGGAGGGACAACGGCCGCGCATTTAGGAATTGTGAGTGGCCCTGCAGCATCAGTCACCGGCGGCGATCTCGATCCGGCGATTACGTTGGGAACGAATCTGGCCGACCTCAATGGAGGGACCGGCATTGGCGCCACCGCTGGCAATGGTTTGTCAATCACCAATGGCTACAAAACTCAAGTCGTCGATATTTCGGCAGCGGTGACCGTCGAGGACTTGTTGAATACGCTGGAATTGGCCGATTTGGATCTCGATGTGGGCATCAATGAGTCAGGGACCGGCTTGGCGATTTCCAGCCGACTGAGTGGTGCCGGCTTTTCGATTGGTGAGAACGGCGGCCAAAACGCCACCAACCTGGGCATTCGTACGACGCTGTCGAGCACGTTATTAGCTGATTTCAACTTTGGGCAAGGTGTGCCGGTCGATGACGGTATCCCCTTAGAGATCCAACGACGCGACGGCACGACCTCCAGTATCGATCTGGCTGGTGCAAGGACTGTGCAGGACGTGTTGGATGCGATCAATGCGGAGCCGAATCTGACCGCAACGCTCAACACCGTCGGCAATGGGATCTCGATCGATGATACCTCTGTCGGCGGCGATCCGCTGACCATCGAGAATACACCCTTGGCCGAAGCGCTCGGCGTCGTCGGGACGGAAGCGACCGGTCCCGGCACTCCGCTCGTGGGCAGCGACACGAATCAGCGGGAAGTACAGGGAAGTTTGACGATCCTCTCCAAATTGGAAACGGCATTACTCAATGGTGACGATAAGGAGTTGCAGCGACTCAACGAAATGCTGGATGAGGAACTGCGGCGAGTGAATTTGGCCCGCGGTGATGTGGGATCGCGATTGAAAGTGCTGGATGAGGTCGGCAATCGTCTCGCCGACCAGGAAGTACAAATTCGCGAAACATTGTCGCAAGAATACGAAGTCGACATCGCCGAAGTCATTACGAACATCGCTCAATTGCAGACCTACATGCAGGCCTCCTATCAAATTTCGGCCTCAACATTGCAATTGAATCTGTTCTCATACATCTAA
- a CDS encoding MFS transporter codes for MPQAVQSGEDRSPAAQRPTNVRLLVVIIAAATSVLLYLDRFCVSFAADYIKEDLHLTQEQVGYFLSAFFFSYALAQVPAGWLSDRYGARIMLAIYILVWSVFTAMIGAVHSFALLLLTRLACGLGQAGAYPTCASVLSKWVPFRKRGAASAWISLGGRFGGAIAPLLTAFLIVQFVPSDTPVEFQADDIKNGPRLCAKIFPGDETAADGLSGVNADAVGRHVWSLLNEESQHVVRRGAADFEKPQLAPQDTVKLVAAMNELLASPQLYNEEAFKSANLARETLSTLSRGDDQRPLSGMQLRRFNRLLLEAGFPNEVSKLYVRGWRPVMYVYGFAGIIVAAAVWIVYRNRPEVHPWCNAAECKLIAAERPANAPSPHGKAGMIPIGRLLKSRSMWLSCLAQLGTNIGWVFLVTWFPRYLISQHNVPILQRGLMAMTPLMVGIAGMYCGGWLTDNLTRRLGVRWGRRLPMSVTRFAAAGGYGLCLWFSTFGAESAMNSPWMYVAAFSLVAFSTDMGVPAAWAFNQDVGGRYVGSILGWGNMWGNLGASFSPPIYNYFLGETPGPNQWNAMFVCCLTAFVFSGICGLGIDASTPIAPPDEVSVEEG; via the coding sequence ATGCCTCAAGCGGTTCAGAGTGGTGAGGATCGGTCTCCTGCGGCACAGCGGCCGACGAATGTGCGGTTGCTCGTCGTGATCATCGCAGCGGCAACGTCGGTGTTGTTGTATCTCGATCGGTTTTGCGTCAGCTTTGCGGCGGATTATATCAAGGAGGATTTGCACCTCACGCAGGAGCAGGTGGGGTATTTTCTGAGCGCCTTCTTTTTCTCATATGCATTGGCGCAGGTGCCGGCGGGGTGGCTCAGCGACCGTTACGGCGCGCGGATTATGCTGGCGATATACATCCTCGTCTGGTCGGTCTTCACCGCCATGATCGGAGCGGTGCATAGTTTTGCGCTGCTGTTGCTGACGCGGTTGGCGTGTGGATTAGGGCAGGCAGGAGCCTATCCCACGTGTGCCAGCGTGTTGAGCAAATGGGTACCGTTTCGCAAACGGGGGGCGGCCAGTGCCTGGATTTCACTCGGCGGACGCTTTGGAGGTGCAATTGCGCCGCTGCTGACCGCGTTTTTGATCGTGCAGTTTGTTCCCAGCGATACGCCTGTTGAGTTTCAAGCGGACGATATTAAAAATGGGCCGCGACTGTGTGCCAAGATCTTCCCCGGTGATGAAACCGCCGCCGATGGTTTGTCTGGTGTGAATGCTGATGCAGTGGGGCGGCATGTGTGGTCGCTGCTGAACGAAGAATCGCAGCACGTGGTTCGCCGCGGGGCAGCGGATTTCGAAAAACCACAACTCGCGCCGCAAGATACGGTGAAGTTGGTGGCGGCAATGAATGAACTATTGGCATCGCCGCAGCTTTACAATGAAGAGGCATTCAAATCGGCGAACTTGGCGCGGGAAACGCTGAGCACATTGAGTCGGGGGGACGACCAACGACCGCTGAGCGGTATGCAACTACGGCGGTTCAACCGGTTGCTGCTCGAAGCGGGATTTCCCAACGAGGTCAGCAAACTCTATGTGCGTGGATGGCGGCCGGTGATGTATGTGTACGGCTTCGCGGGCATCATCGTGGCAGCTGCCGTGTGGATCGTGTATCGCAATCGGCCGGAGGTGCATCCCTGGTGCAATGCGGCGGAGTGCAAGTTGATCGCTGCCGAACGTCCCGCCAATGCGCCCAGCCCGCACGGCAAGGCGGGGATGATTCCGATTGGCCGGTTATTAAAAAGCCGTAGCATGTGGCTGTCCTGCTTGGCACAGTTGGGGACCAATATCGGTTGGGTGTTTTTGGTGACATGGTTCCCGCGGTATTTGATTTCGCAACACAACGTACCGATCTTGCAGCGCGGGCTGATGGCGATGACGCCGCTGATGGTGGGAATCGCCGGGATGTATTGCGGAGGGTGGTTGACCGACAATTTGACACGGCGTTTGGGGGTACGGTGGGGGCGGCGGTTGCCGATGTCGGTCACACGATTCGCAGCGGCTGGGGGTTACGGATTGTGCTTGTGGTTTTCGACGTTTGGGGCGGAGTCGGCGATGAATTCTCCCTGGATGTATGTTGCAGCCTTTTCGCTGGTGGCGTTTTCGACCGACATGGGTGTCCCTGCCGCTTGGGCATTTAATCAAGATGTCGGCGGGCGGTACGTCGGCTCGATCCTGGGCTGGGGCAATATGTGGGGCAACTTGGGAGCCTCATTTTCGCCGCCGATCTATAATTATTTTCTGGGCGAAACACCGGGGCCGAACCAATGGAATGCGATGTTTGTCTGTTGTCTGACAGCGTTCGTGTTTTCCGGAATCTGTGGACTCGGTATCGACGCCTCGACACCCATCGCGCCGCCGGATGAAGTCTCCGTTGAGGAGGGATAG
- the flgK gene encoding flagellar hook-associated protein FlgK, with protein MGLNSALAIAGRSLEVFTTGIEVAGNNISNANTPGYIRERLYLNPSQGTKQGALVVGGGVLVDGIRQEIDKYLETRIHASSSDFYGSQQREDIYKQLEATVNELSDGDLSTGLNEFLGKIQDFANQPEVSAVAQLAVQQGVEFAREISEMRARINDQRSSLGVKVTDLVNEANVLIDRIGELNRKITETEAGGLLHSDAGGLRTERYNAMNRLAEIVPIRAVERETGYFDIFVGPDHLVLQGEVQHLETEVSVDREAQVLNVKVEGSISNLPGTSGELNGVIDGRDQILGGFIDELDTYTQNIIFEFNKIHASGQGTEGFDTVTGTYSVEDTAASLDDAGLTFAPEHGSFEVIIENKLTGARETTTIQIDLDGINPGPNTSLDSLRADLDAISNVTATLTPDRRLELSAGENYEIYFANDDSGTLAALGINTFFTGSGSSDIGVNQTVLNDTSKFAVTQGGGSGDGSNALKLAKFIENPVEGLGGVNLNDYYDGMISELAQNSASETAVRQGFESFRNSLLTQKQQFSGVSLDEEAIKVMELQRSYQMAARFIGVIDELLSTLVSL; from the coding sequence ATGGGACTGAATTCAGCATTAGCAATTGCAGGCCGTTCGCTGGAGGTGTTCACCACCGGCATCGAAGTCGCCGGCAACAATATCTCCAACGCCAATACGCCCGGTTATATCCGTGAGCGGTTGTATCTCAATCCGAGCCAAGGGACCAAACAAGGAGCCCTGGTCGTCGGCGGCGGTGTGCTGGTTGACGGCATCCGGCAGGAGATCGACAAGTATTTGGAAACCCGCATTCACGCGTCTTCTTCTGATTTTTATGGCTCGCAACAACGGGAAGACATCTACAAGCAATTGGAAGCGACCGTTAATGAACTCAGCGACGGCGATCTCTCCACGGGCCTGAATGAATTTTTGGGAAAAATTCAGGACTTTGCTAATCAACCCGAGGTCAGCGCCGTGGCCCAGCTCGCGGTTCAGCAGGGGGTAGAATTCGCGCGGGAAATCTCCGAAATGCGGGCGCGGATTAACGACCAACGCTCGAGCCTGGGCGTCAAAGTGACCGACTTGGTGAACGAAGCCAACGTGCTGATTGATCGCATTGGGGAGCTGAACAGGAAAATCACCGAGACCGAAGCAGGCGGATTGCTTCACAGCGATGCGGGGGGATTGCGGACCGAGCGGTACAACGCAATGAACCGTCTGGCCGAAATTGTCCCGATTCGTGCAGTGGAACGCGAAACGGGTTACTTCGATATTTTCGTTGGCCCCGACCATTTGGTTTTGCAGGGAGAAGTGCAGCATCTAGAGACCGAAGTGAGCGTCGACCGCGAGGCCCAAGTGCTGAACGTCAAGGTCGAGGGGTCCATTTCCAATCTTCCCGGAACCTCGGGCGAATTGAATGGCGTGATCGACGGCCGGGATCAAATCCTGGGCGGCTTTATCGACGAGCTCGATACGTATACGCAAAATATTATCTTCGAATTCAACAAGATCCACGCTTCGGGGCAGGGGACCGAAGGATTCGATACGGTCACCGGGACCTATAGTGTGGAGGACACTGCTGCCAGTTTGGATGATGCTGGTTTGACCTTTGCACCCGAACATGGCAGTTTCGAGGTGATCATTGAAAACAAGCTCACCGGTGCCCGTGAAACAACAACCATTCAGATCGACCTCGACGGTATCAACCCCGGGCCGAATACCTCGTTAGACAGCCTGCGCGCTGATTTGGATGCCATTTCGAATGTGACTGCGACACTCACGCCGGACCGGCGCTTGGAACTTTCGGCAGGAGAGAACTACGAGATTTATTTCGCCAACGACGATTCGGGTACGCTGGCTGCATTGGGCATCAATACTTTTTTCACCGGATCCGGCTCGTCCGACATCGGTGTCAACCAAACGGTCCTAAATGACACGTCCAAGTTCGCGGTGACCCAAGGAGGCGGTTCGGGCGATGGAAGCAATGCACTGAAGTTAGCGAAGTTCATTGAGAATCCGGTCGAGGGGTTGGGGGGCGTGAATCTCAACGACTATTACGATGGGATGATTTCGGAATTGGCCCAAAACTCCGCTTCTGAAACGGCGGTCCGCCAAGGCTTTGAGTCCTTTCGAAATTCCTTGCTGACGCAAAAGCAGCAGTTTTCCGGCGTCAGTCTCGACGAAGAGGCGATCAAGGTCATGGAGTTGCAACGGTCTTACCAAATGGCAGCGCGGTTCATCGGCGTCATCGATGAATTGTTATCCACGCTGGTTTCGTTATGA